The following DNA comes from Candidatus Woesearchaeota archaeon.
AAACATCGCTTAATGCCATTGCAGCTGCCGCAAGCATAGGATTCATCAGGAATCCTGCGTTATATAGAATTCCTGCTGCAACTGGTATGCTTATTATGTTGTAGAAGAAAGCCCAGAAAAGATTCTGCTTTATCTTTTTCATGGTGTATTGGCTCAGCTTTACTGCAGCAATCACATCCCCAACCATTGCAACAACAAGCCCTGACCTTTGGAGTTTTCTTATCTCATTTTCCTTGTCCTTGGGAAGAACATCAGAGAGCACTGAATCAATTCCAAGCTCCCTTGCAATTGAATCAGCTGTCCTCCTGTTGTCCCCTGTCATCATTATGACTTTCTTTCCCATTGAGTGCAGCCTTGAAACTGCCTCTCTTGAGTATTCCTTGATTGTGTCTGCAACAGCAATCATTCCAAGAAGGCTATTGTTGACTGAAAGGAGCATAACTGTCTTGCCCTCGCTTTCAATGGCTGAGATTCTCTCCTCAAAATCTGCAATGCTTATCTTGTTGCTTTTCATGAGAAGCCGGTTTCCCAGGAGTATTTTTTCCCTGGCGTATCTGGCGATTATGCCCTGCCCGGGAATTGCCTCAAAGAAGCGGGCATTTGGGACATTTATCCCTTCATCCCCTGCTTTTTTCAGGATTGATTCTGCAAGGGGATGCTCTGAATTTTTCTCTGCAATTGCAGCGTATTCCAGTATTTTATTCTCAGAAATTTTCCTTCCCGAAATTTTTCCGATAGAAATTATGTCTGTGACGCTTGGCTTGCCTTTTGTCAATGTTCCTGTTTTGTCAAAAACAAAAGCATTTACCTTTCTCATGTTCTCAAGCGCCTCAGGGTCTTTTATCAGTATCCCGAATTCAGCTCCCTTTCCTGTCCCAACCATTATTGCTGTTGGAGTTGCAAGCCCGAGAGCGCACGGGCACGCTATTATGAGTATAGAAATGAATATGTTCAGGGAAAATATGAAGCTCTTGCCAATTGCAAAATACCATATTGAAAATGCTGCAACTGCAATTATGAGAACAGCAGGAACAAAATAGCTGCTTACAACATCTGCAATTCTCTGTATTGGCGCCTTTCTTCCCTGCGCCTCCTCAACAAGCTTTATTATCTGCGAGAGAACTGTCTCATCCCCGACTTTTGTAGCCCTAAACCTGAAAGCGCCGCTTCTGTTTATTGTGCCTCCTATTGCAGAGCCGCCTTTCTTTTTCTCAACAGGCATGCTTTCGCCTGTAATCATTGACTCATCAACAGATGAAAACCCTTCTGTGATTATGCCGTCCACAGGAATCTTCTGCCCCGGCTTGACTATAATTATGTCTCCTGCGACAACATCACTTATTGGTATCTCAGCTTCAATACTGTTTCTCACAACAATTGCAGTCTTCGGCTTTAATCCTATTAGATTCTTTATTGCAGCA
Coding sequences within:
- a CDS encoding heavy metal translocating P-type ATPase gives rise to the protein MKMKKITVPVSGMHCESCALNIEKTLQRLGAISANVNFATERASVEFDEKVLNEKKIYDTIDSLGYKSIREESPNQQALKSAPQRAADSEERLIDREKKARAREMRDFRFLFLFSLFFTFPLLIIAMPLEWMGIMLPNAKLIMLLLATPVQIVVGSRFYKGAFGALRAKTANMDTLISIGTTAAYSYSILAMLFPSLFGEHVYFDTSATIITLIILGKWLEAVSKGKTSAAIKNLIGLKPKTAIVVRNSIEAEIPISDVVAGDIIIVKPGQKIPVDGIITEGFSSVDESMITGESMPVEKKKGGSAIGGTINRSGAFRFRATKVGDETVLSQIIKLVEEAQGRKAPIQRIADVVSSYFVPAVLIIAVAAFSIWYFAIGKSFIFSLNIFISILIIACPCALGLATPTAIMVGTGKGAEFGILIKDPEALENMRKVNAFVFDKTGTLTKGKPSVTDIISIGKISGRKISENKILEYAAIAEKNSEHPLAESILKKAGDEGINVPNARFFEAIPGQGIIARYAREKILLGNRLLMKSNKISIADFEERISAIESEGKTVMLLSVNNSLLGMIAVADTIKEYSREAVSRLHSMGKKVIMMTGDNRRTADSIARELGIDSVLSDVLPKDKENEIRKLQRSGLVVAMVGDVIAAVKLSQYTMKKIKQNLFWAFFYNIISIPVAAGILYNAGFLMNPMLAAAAMALSDVSLLSNSLSMKKYKKEF